A window of Malania oleifera isolate guangnan ecotype guangnan chromosome 5, ASM2987363v1, whole genome shotgun sequence contains these coding sequences:
- the LOC131155062 gene encoding RPM1-interacting protein 4 isoform X1, producing MAQRSHVPKFGNWESEENVPYTAYFEKARVGRSGGKLINPNDPQENPDIFYAPSKTRAEPEELSSEDGDLKQVTGSPARYNRAGLGGYDDSTQHQGGHGLSPGEINRKHPRQSAGSEHGIERSPLHPHYVGRVTGKGSRVSSPSWEGKVSHDASHGTPGRSRMKPVARSDDSLDKGAAVPKFGEWDETNPSSADGYTHIFNKVREERHTGGTKVPGMDSEPSYGKINADESHKVWHSIFFYLQHSISSCYVWLNKLS from the exons ATGGCT CAACGTTCACATGTTCCAAAGTTTGGCAATTGGGAAAGTGAAGAGAATGTTCCTTACACTGCGTACTTTGAAAAGGCACGAGTGGGTAGAAGTGGTGGGAAGCTGATAAATCCAAATGATCCCCAAGAGAACCCAGATATTTTTTATGCTCCTTCTAAAACCAGAGCTGAACCAGAGGAATTAAGCAGTGAAGATGGTGACCTCAAGCAAGTCACAGGGTCTCCAGCACGATATAACCGGGCAGGTCTTGGAGGTTATGATGATTCTACACAACATCAGGGAGGCCATGGATTAAGTCCTGGTGAAATCAATCGAAAACATCCAAGACAAAGTGCTGGATCTGAGCATGGCATTGAACGCTCACCACTTCATCCACATTACGTGGGAAGGGTCACAGGGAAAGGCAGTAGAGTCTCTTCCCCTTCTTGGGAAGGAAAGGTTTCACATGACGCTAGCCATGGCACTCCTGGAAGATCACGAATGAAGCCAGTTGCTCGAAGCGATGACAGT TTAGATAAAGGTGCCGCTGTCCCAAAATTCGGTGAGTGGGATGAGACCAACCCTTCATCAGCTGATGGTTATACTCACATTTTCAACAAAGTGCGGGAAGAGAGGCATACTGGGGGAACAAAGGTACCAGGAATGGACTCTGAGCCATCTTATGGCAAAATTAATGCTGATGAGAGCCACAAGGTATggcattccatttttttttacttgCAGCATTCCATTAGCTCTTGCTACGTTTGGCTAAACAAATTATCGTAG
- the LOC131155062 gene encoding RPM1-interacting protein 4 isoform X2 translates to MAQRSHVPKFGNWESEENVPYTAYFEKARVGRSGGKLINPNDPQENPDIFYAPSKTRAEPEELSSEDGDLKQVTGSPARYNRAGLGGYDDSTQHQGGHGLSPGEINRKHPRQSAGSEHGIERSPLHPHYVGRVTGKGSRVSSPSWEGKVSHDASHGTPGRSRMKPVARSDDSLDKGAAVPKFGEWDETNPSSADGYTHIFNKVREERHTGGTKVPGMDSEPSYGKINADESHKSCCFPWCRK, encoded by the exons ATGGCT CAACGTTCACATGTTCCAAAGTTTGGCAATTGGGAAAGTGAAGAGAATGTTCCTTACACTGCGTACTTTGAAAAGGCACGAGTGGGTAGAAGTGGTGGGAAGCTGATAAATCCAAATGATCCCCAAGAGAACCCAGATATTTTTTATGCTCCTTCTAAAACCAGAGCTGAACCAGAGGAATTAAGCAGTGAAGATGGTGACCTCAAGCAAGTCACAGGGTCTCCAGCACGATATAACCGGGCAGGTCTTGGAGGTTATGATGATTCTACACAACATCAGGGAGGCCATGGATTAAGTCCTGGTGAAATCAATCGAAAACATCCAAGACAAAGTGCTGGATCTGAGCATGGCATTGAACGCTCACCACTTCATCCACATTACGTGGGAAGGGTCACAGGGAAAGGCAGTAGAGTCTCTTCCCCTTCTTGGGAAGGAAAGGTTTCACATGACGCTAGCCATGGCACTCCTGGAAGATCACGAATGAAGCCAGTTGCTCGAAGCGATGACAGT TTAGATAAAGGTGCCGCTGTCCCAAAATTCGGTGAGTGGGATGAGACCAACCCTTCATCAGCTGATGGTTATACTCACATTTTCAACAAAGTGCGGGAAGAGAGGCATACTGGGGGAACAAAGGTACCAGGAATGGACTCTGAGCCATCTTATGGCAAAATTAATGCTGATGAGAGCCACAAG AGTTGCTGCTTCCCATGGTGCAGAAAATGA